The DNA region TACACTCCTACTCTGGAGGACCGAGGACCTGAGACGGGAGTTTGGACATTGTTGTACCAAAAGTTATAAATGTTGTCGTCACAATATAACGCCCAAGATTTGTCATTTCGTCCAAATCCACATTCAGTCGAGCTCCCTGCTCTGCTGATATTCTTGTATGTGACTGCTACATAAACTCCCCctctccactccacctcccagtaacaaCGTCCATTCAGACTCTCTCTACTCAGGACCTGAAAACATCTAGTGAATCTGTCTGGGTGACTAGAATAAGACTGAACTTCTCccattgttgcttttctcttccCTTCAGATAATAATAGAAGTGTGTGAGCTGTGTTTGGATCCAGTGTGATTTCACATGAATATCTTAATACTCCAGCTCTGGTCTTGGGCTCTGCTTGTGACAGTAAAACATCCACTTCAGTCACCGTCAGTGAGATGTTTGTCCATTTCTCACTCAGAACGTCCTGTAGTttatctctgacctctgacacaGCCGCTGTCACATCCTCAAAGTAGCTCAGAGGACGGATATCGATGCTGGATGAGTCTGTAGACTCCCTGAGTCGTGACAGTGATGGGTAGCTGTGTAGAAACTGGTTGTGATCCTCTGtgcgtgagagctgctccagctcagCGTCTTTCCTCTTCAGCTCAGTGATCTCCTGCTCCAGCTTCTCCTGAAGCTCTTTGGCTCGACTCACTTCCGTTTCCTGCTGGGATCTGacctgctgcttcacatcagAGCTTCTTTTCTCCATGAGACGGATCAGCTCAGTGAAGATCTTCTCACTGTCCCTCACTGCTTTATCAGCTGAGCGATTGAtcgcctccacctcctgctgaagcagcttcacatctttctgtctgtcctggattctctgctggatgttttgtcGACTCACCTCgagctctctctgcctctcagtcctttctgctgcagctgagacAGTGACGTGGTCTTTATGTTCATCCACAGAGCAGAGATAACAGATACACTGCTGGTCAGTACGGCAGAACATCTTCATCACCTCATCATGACGAGAGCAGATGTTCTCCTGGAGCTTCTTGGAGGGGTCCACCAGCTTGTGTTTCTTAAAGGCAGGTGATTCGTAATGAGGCTGGAGGTGTTTGTCACAGTAAGAGGCCAGACAGACCAGACAGGACTTGAGGGCTTTCAGTTTTCTCCCAGTGCAGAAATCACAGGCCACATCTTCAGGTCCAGCATAGCACTGATCAGCAGGAGCAGCTTGGAGTCCGGTCTTCTTCAGTTCCTCCACTAAAGCTGCTAACATGGTGTTTTTCAGCAGGACAGGCCTCGGTGTGAAGGTCTGCCTGCACTGTGGGCAGCTGTGGATGTTcttctcatcctcttcatccCAGAAGCTTTTAATACAGTTCATGCAGTAGCTGTGTCCACAGGGAATAGCCACCGGATCCTTCAGTAGATCCAGACAGATCGAACAAGAGAAGGTTTCCCGGTCCAGCTGAACTCCTTTCTGCGCCATTTCACCTCTCAGTGGCAACGACTGTCTGAGTTTCACTTTCTGAGAACTGAAAGGAGTTTGAGCTCTGATCCaaacagcatgtgtttgtgcagtgaaTGGAGTCTGTCAGCTCCTGCACTTCACCACATGTTGGCTACACCCATCTTCAAACTGTAGTTCTGAAGGGGAGGGAACAAGCAAATATGTGGGCCGAGTGGAGCTTGCTGTGTTTGAGAGCagggagaagaaggaggggtcATCAAGCGCTGACTCATTCCAGGAAGAGGAGCAGCGCTGTGAATCTGAACTTTGTTTCCTCTGAAGCCTCGGTTAAAACCTGCTCCCcgtttgaaaacatttcagtttttagctGTAAAATCCTTCTTCTCCTCAGGCTTCGGTGATGGCTCCATGTTTCTCCAACTCTTCCTCAAATTCTGCTCAGTTTTCTTTTACTGGTTAAAAACCAGCTGAATGACAATAATCAAAgtaaactgtcagaaaatactTAAACTGCTGTATAATCATTTTCTCACGTATTTAATGATCGGCTTTGAAGCATTTGTGACAAAACAGTTGAATTTCAGAAGATCATCCGGAGCCAAACCAGCATTTTAAGCTTCAGATGGGTTTAAACAAATATCATCAAACAAGTTATTTGTTGCAGCTGTGAATCCAGAAGGACACGACTGAACCAGATCAGCTGCTTCTGCAGTTCATTTGTTGATTCATATGAATTGATGAATCTGTAGAGTTGATGGACTTTggtttgtttgcatttgatGAATATCTTTAGTCCTTTCACAGCTAATCAACAGAGAACACACTCAAACTTTTTACTTTCATCATTACCTTAAAACGATTAAAGCTTTACTGATAGTTGTAAAGAAAAGTGCTGATATTAAAGTATCACCCTGAAACCAAATCTTCCTCAGACACACTGTGGTCGACCTGAACTTCAGCAGATGGAAGCAGGAAGTCAGATGAGTCTGAAAGAAACCAGAAGACTTTTGTAAAACATGGCTGATTTGGAAATAAAGGAGGGCCAACTAAAGTAAAAGCTGCAGTCAGTGAGAATCAGAAGCTAAACGACCTCTAATAAAGGCaataatttcagcttttttatttgaaatgatgcAATCCTAGAATGTGTGTAAAAGTTGAGGAGTCAGAGATGAGGACTCGAAACTCAGCTGCATCACAAGGTGCCATTTTATCACCTTTGTTATTTTCTGCGTAAACCAATGAGTTTAAAATCCAAGACTCACACTTTGACACCATTTACCACGATGCATGACACAGTGCACTTTTACTGTAAAGGGTTTTATCAGCCTAAAAACACGCTCTGAACTAAAACTGTAGGCAAAGTGAGATGAGGAGCTTTAACCTCCTCTACATCCCTGGTTAGCAGGATGAAGGCGCCCTCTTGTGTTTTCCGtcagttttcacatttcagctgTTAACCTGCTGTGATGTTCACTGCAGGAAGACATGTAAAAACTTCACTGAGCCTTTGGCAGCTTCGAGCGACATCAGTAAAgagacatttaaatatgtgtgaTATCACACTATGTCACACCCTGTAACACTGATATTGTATTCGGGTCACATGGGAAAGATGGGAGAGAAGAGTTTCCACTTTACAAATATTATTCCCATCAGCTCTCAGGTTGTAAATGGTATTTGGGAATGTGAGATTTGAGGCTGCAGGTTCTCACATTCTGATGAAACAACATGGAAATACTTGTAACCAAATGTAAAGAATCATATATTAATTTCCTGATTTCATGACTGGACCTGATATAGGCGGCACATTTTCCACCTGTTGCTGGAGTTCAAATATTTCACTTGTTGTAAAAGCTGAGTCGCTCACTGTGGCACTCTCTATCCCTGTGGGAGTCGAAATAGAAATCTATATGTATGTTTGGATCTATGATGAATGTAGATCTTATTGTAATTTTGAACTTGTATGTGTAGTAACTGCGTTAGTTGTATTAGTGTTTGTGTCTACCTGCCCAGGGACGGCAGATGGAAATGAGCTAGCAGCTAAATCTGCTACAACACGTCTCTTCTCCTCGTGTGAGATGAATGTTTTTTGTACCCGGtccctgacaaataaatgtaataaactaAAGGCCCAAACACTCCTGACTACATATAACCTGCAACTATATTCATATTAACAGTATAACTGAataatcatgtgtgtgtgttcctcatCAGATCATAGCTGAACATTTCTGCCTGTTTTCCTGTTGTCTTTGCATCCATCACAGATTGTACCATTACATTTATTGCgtacaagtacatttactttgtctgacagctttcgTTAGTTTACAGATTACAGTtcttcatccccttcctgtccagttaaaaccacgtatctccagaTGTTAATTCAACACTGCTAGCAAAAGCTAACGTTATGTTCAGGTGCCATCAGAACAACCCCAACATCAGCAATACAAGtggaaatgggagaaatgccaCTGGAATTAAGGAGAATACAGCTATCTTTAAACTACTGGGTTAATTTAAAAGGACATAATGAAGATCATCCAACGTTAGATGCACTTAAACCCTGttgggaaaaggagagaaacaaaacgTTTTGGATGGACAATTGAGCAGAAAGCAGAAgtgaaataaacattagtccAACGCTCCCAGTAATACATCCTTGGATACTCCCTGACCCGACTGTAGATCTCACATTactctgcaaaaaaaaacaaagatgaggagcttattttacatccatatatatatatataaactttgtccttcaccctccacgggtggtctcatccttcgagctcgggtcctctaccagaggcctgggagcttgagggttctgcgcagtatctttgctgttcccagtactgcactcttctggaccgagatgtctgggggtcttccagggatctgctgtagccactcctccagtttgggggtcactgccccgagtgctccgatgaccacgggcaccactgttgccttcaccttccaggccttctccagctcttctctgagcccttggtacttctctagtttctcatgttcctttttcctgatgttgccattatgttatgttatgtgctggattgtctccttcaatccagcccgcttgggcatcttgatatcagccactctgttccccattgcctgagacattccctgagcacgtcatccgttggggccttatcttggatgtacttgtggatcttggatgtttcatcctggatagtggctctcacactcactagtccacggccaccttccttacggctagcgtacagtctcagggtgctggatttgggatggaaccctccatgcatggtgaggagctttcgcgtcttaacgtctgtggtctgtatctcttcctttggccaccttattattcctgcagggtatctgatcactggcagggcgtagctgtttattgcctgggccttgttcttgccattgagctgacttctcaggacttgccttactcgttggaggtatttggccgttgccgtcttccttgttgcctctttgaggttgccatttgcctgtggtattccaaggtacttatagccatcctcaatgtctgctattgttccttctgggagtgagaccccttctgtgtggactaccttccctctctttgtcaccattcgactgcacttctcaagcccgaatgacatcccaatgtcagagctgtagatcctggtggtgtggatcagtgagtcgatgtcccgctcgcagcgtatagcttgatgtcatctgatgtcatatatatatatatatatatatatatatatatatatatatatatatatatatatatatatatatatatatatatatataaactatatatatatatatatatatatataaactatatatatatatatatatagttactatatatatatggatgtaaaataagctcctcatctttgttttttttgcagagtAATGTGAGATCTACAGTCGGGTCAGGGAGTATCCAAGGATGTATTACCGGGAGCGTTGGACTAATGTTccagatttcaacattaaaattggcAAACGAATCAGTACCACTACAGCTTTTTACTGCGCTACATTTGTCTGATGGCTTCAGTTACGTTTCAGATCACagtttttcatccccttcctgtccagtgaaaaccatgtatctccagatgtttgtgatgagctgaaggatgaagagtttcctttatgtgctgagaaaactctcctcctcctgaagctgaataaactctttaaccccccctcggatcagctggaaaacgcatcgtcacagagctgaaaacaggctgtttctctgagctcaggaagactttttagagatacgtggttctcacaggacagcggtgctacaaacacgtgatgatcttatagaccatgatgcattgctttagattaaactacccaacagtatataaagcagttaaaatgagctcagcctgaaacatctgcagcagtaaattgcaacacacacatgaatgcagcaggaatatgaatccagaaacatcagatataataaaacactgacaggagcattttactgcacagtgaggaCTTTTACtgttagctgataatacttatatacttttacttaagtgtgtcagggtacagctgtaccattcctagtgtcccctgttggttcc from Siniperca chuatsi isolate FFG_IHB_CAS linkage group LG13, ASM2008510v1, whole genome shotgun sequence includes:
- the LOC122886962 gene encoding tripartite motif-containing protein 16-like gives rise to the protein MAQKGVQLDRETFSCSICLDLLKDPVAIPCGHSYCMNCIKSFWDEEDEKNIHSCPQCRQTFTPRPVLLKNTMLAALVEELKKTGLQAAPADQCYAGPEDVACDFCTGRKLKALKSCLVCLASYCDKHLQPHYESPAFKKHKLVDPSKKLQENICSRHDEVMKMFCRTDQQCICYLCSVDEHKDHVTVSAAAERTERQRELEVSRQNIQQRIQDRQKDVKLLQQEVEAINRSADKAVRDSEKIFTELIRLMEKRSSDVKQQVRSQQETEVSRAKELQEKLEQEITELKRKDAELEQLSRTEDHNQFLHSYPSLSRLRESTDSSSIDIRPLSYFEDVTAAVSEVRDKLQDVLSEKWTNISLTVTEVDVLLSQAEPKTRAGVLRYSCEITLDPNTAHTLLLLSEGKRKATMGEVQSYSSHPDRFTRCFQVLSRESLNGRCYWEVEWRGGVYVAVTYKNISRAGSSTECGFGRNDKSWALYCDDNIYNFWYNNVQTPVSGPRSSRVGVYLDHRAGILSFYSISETMTLLHRVQTTFTQPLYAGLRFFYSGVTAEFCKLK